The window TGAATATTTGCGAAACCTGGGAAACGAGCAACTGACTCATTAATCTTCGGATTGTATTTCATCGTACAAGATCCAAGTGGATAGAATCCTGTATCTACACCATGATTACGATTCGATAATGCTGTATAATGACGCATAATATCTAGCTCAGATACTTCTGGTAATTCAGCTTCTTCAACGCGTTGCATACCTTCTGGTAATAAAGTTGATAAATCTACTTCAGGTACATCAAGTTCAGGTAGGTTATATCCTACACGACCTTCTTTTGTAATTTCAAAAATTAGTGGTTGATTATCCTTATGCATGAAGAGCCCCCATTTCTTGCACGAGTGCATCTATTTCCTCTTTTGTACGCTGTTCTGTTACAGCAATTAATACATGATTTTTAAGTTCAGTACTGACACGACCTAAGTCAAAACCACCGATAATTCCTTTTTCAAGCAGTCCTTTATTTGCATCTGCAATTGAACCGTTTACTTTTACAACGATTTCGTTAAAATGAGCCCCTTGATATGGCACCTCAAATCCTGCTTTTTCAAAGGATTGTTTTGCATAATGTGTTTTCACGATGTTTTGAGTGGCCATTTCTTTTACACCGTTTTTACCAAGTGCAGTCATCGCTACTGAAGCCGCAAGTGCATTTAAAGCCTGATTTGAACAGATGTTTGAAGTAGCTTTATCACGACGGATATGCTGTTCACGAGCTTGTAAAGTTAATACATACCCACGACGCCCTTCTTCATCCGTTGTTTCACCTACTAAACGACCTGGAACTTTACGCATAAGTTTAGAATTTACTGCAAAGAATCCACAGTGAGGCCCACCGAAGGCTTCGGAAATCCCAAAGACTTGTGCATCTCCTACGGTAATATCTGCTCCAAATTTACCCGGGGGTGTTAATACACCAAGTGCAAGCGGATTTGCAGAAACAACGAATAATGCATTTTGCGCATGAGTCAATTGCTCCACTTTCGCCAAATCTTCAATTTGACCGAAGAAATTTGGATACTGAACTAAAACAGCCGCTGTTTCTTCATCCACTAATTCTTCTAGTTTCGCTAAATCCGTTACTCCATCTTTTGTTGGAACAGTAACTACTTGAACATTTTGTCCTTTTGCATACATTTTCACAACATCGACATATTCAGGATGTACTGCCTCAGAAACGACCAATTTTTTACGGCGAGTGTGCCCTGCGGCCAAGTTACCGGCTTCAGCTAGTGCAGTACCACCATCATACATAGAAGAATTTGCTATATCCATACCCGTCAGCTCACAAATCATCGTTTGGAATTCAAAGATAGCTTGTAATTCCCCTTGCGAAATTTCTGGTTGATAAGGAGTGTAAGCAGTGTAAAATTCAGATCTAGAGATTACATGATCAACAATAATAGGTTTGAAATGATCATAAACACCAGCACCTAAAAAAGATGCAAATTGTTTACTGTCTGCATTTTTCGCCGCAAGCTGACTCAACTCTTTTAACAAGGCAGACTCAGCTTTCGCAGGTTTAATATTATACTCACCTTTAAAACGAACTTTTTCGGGAATGTCTGCAAACAATTCATCAATTGAAGAAATGCCAATTACATCTAGCATTTCTCTTTGATCCTGCTCAGTCATTGG is drawn from Psychrobacillus sp. INOP01 and contains these coding sequences:
- the gcvPA gene encoding aminomethyl-transferring glycine dehydrogenase subunit GcvPA, whose product is MKHRYLPMTEQDQREMLDVIGISSIDELFADIPEKVRFKGEYNIKPAKAESALLKELSQLAAKNADSKQFASFLGAGVYDHFKPIIVDHVISRSEFYTAYTPYQPEISQGELQAIFEFQTMICELTGMDIANSSMYDGGTALAEAGNLAAGHTRRKKLVVSEAVHPEYVDVVKMYAKGQNVQVVTVPTKDGVTDLAKLEELVDEETAAVLVQYPNFFGQIEDLAKVEQLTHAQNALFVVSANPLALGVLTPPGKFGADITVGDAQVFGISEAFGGPHCGFFAVNSKLMRKVPGRLVGETTDEEGRRGYVLTLQAREQHIRRDKATSNICSNQALNALAASVAMTALGKNGVKEMATQNIVKTHYAKQSFEKAGFEVPYQGAHFNEIVVKVNGSIADANKGLLEKGIIGGFDLGRVSTELKNHVLIAVTEQRTKEEIDALVQEMGALHA